One window of the Carassius auratus strain Wakin chromosome 20, ASM336829v1, whole genome shotgun sequence genome contains the following:
- the lratd1 gene encoding protein LRATD1 encodes MGNQLDRITHLNYSELPTGDPSGIEKDELRVGVAYFFSDEEEELDDRSQSDSFKDNNSPSKDGPVALNEVEYSAFCCQECIYSKLRENEDLNVYSVKTLLTMCKPGDLLELVANAQPPHWAIFEGEDQVIHLYKGEIRKDSLFEISCGRQGRIVNNRYRYRPLPADLVMQNASGHVGLSSGEICWTNSESFAAWCRFGKREFKAGGEAHSVEQRYFLKVHLSESTAHTLMFRSLEEMIRERRRVDASGILKELSLVTGKE; translated from the coding sequence ATGGGAAACCAACTGGACCGGATCACCCACCTGAACTACAGCGAGCTACCCACCGGGGATCCATCGGGCATCGAGAAGGACGAGTTACGTGTTGGCGTGGCGTATTTCTTTTCCGATGAGGAGGAAGAACTGGACGATCGATCGCAGTCTGACAGCTTTAAAGACAACAACAGCCCGAGCAAAGACGGTCCGGTTGCGCTCAACGAGGTCGAGTACTCGGCGTTCTGCTGCCAGGAATGTATATACTCCAAACTGCGAGAGAACGAGGACCTGAATGTTTATTCGGTGAAAACTTTATTGACCATGTGCAAACCCGGGGATCTACTGGAGTTAGTGGCCAACGCACAACCCCCGCACTGGGCGATCTTTGAAGGGGAGGACCAGGTTATTCACCTCTACAAGGGGGAGATCCGCAAGGACAGCTTGTTTGAGATCAGCTGCGGTCGGCAGGGCAGGATAGTGAACAATCGGTACCGCTACCGACCGCTGCCAGCTGATTTGGTGATGCAGAACGCGAGCGGGCACGTGGGGCTCAGCAGCGGCGAGATTTGCTGGACAAACTCGGAAAGTTTCGCAGCCTGGTGCCGTTTCGGAAAGCGGGAGTTTAAAGCTGGCGGGGAGGCGCACTCGGTCGAGCAGCGCTACTTTCTGAAGGTGCACCTGTCCGAGAGCACCGCGCACACGCTCATGTTCCGCAGCCTGGAGGAGATGATACGCGAGAGACGGCGCGTGGACGCCAGTGGCATTCTCAAGGAGCTGTCACTGGTGACCGGCAAGGAATGA